A stretch of Coccidioides posadasii str. Silveira chromosome 2, complete sequence DNA encodes these proteins:
- the PIL1 gene encoding Eisosome core component (EggNog:ENOG410PFSH~COG:S~BUSCO:10240at33183): MHRTYSMRHTRAPTASQIENPPPPISSTKTSRIFGGGSLGHAFRKSAAGAFGPDLAKKLSQLVKMEKNVMRSLELVGRERMEVAQQLSIWGEGCDDDVSDVTDKLGVLIYEIGELEDQFVDRYDQYRVTIKSIRNIEASVQPSRDRKQKITDQIAQLKYKDPNSPRLVVLEQELVRAEAESLVAEAQLSNITREKVKSAFAYQFDSLREHSEKLAIIAGYGKHLLELIDDTPVTPGETRPAYDGYEASKAIIQDCEEALTNWVSSSAAVTSKLSTRSQTLSQKRRSNIARSREGVDLAGQDQPMRGDRDSWIPAQEHPGYTQSHGEEEFEEEANGTAEIDGRAEARIAE; this comes from the exons ATGCATCGGACGTATTCCATGCGCCATACGAGGGCGCCTACAGCTTCCCAGATCGAAAACCCCCCTCCTCCAATTTCGTCGACAAAGACTAGCAGGATCTTTGGAGGTGGAAGCCTAG GCCATGCCTTCCGAAAATCTGCAGCCGGAGCCTTCGGGCCCGATCTCGccaaaaagctctctcagCTTGTCAAAATGGAGAAAAACGTAATGAGGAGCTTGGAACTTGTTGGTAGAGAGCGGATGGAAGTGGCG CAACAACTGTCAATCTGGGGCGAAGGTTGCGACGACGACGTTTCCGATGTAACGGATAAACTGGGGGTCTTGATATATGAAATTGGCGAGCTAGAAGACCAGTTCGTTGACCGATATGACCAATACCGCGTCACCATCAAGAGCATTCGCAATATCGAGGCATCAGTTCAGCCGAGCAGAGACA GAAAGCAAAAGATTACCGACCAGATCGCACAGCTAAAATATAAGGATCCTAATTCTCCCCGTCTGGTAGTCTTGGAGCAGGAATTGGTCAGAGCAGAAGCAGAATCCCTCGTCGCTGAAGCACAGCTTTCAAACATCACCCGCGAGAAGGTCAAGTCCGCCTTCGCCTACCAATTCGATTCTCTTCGGGAACATTCTGAGAAGCTGGCTATTATTGCTGGTTATGGAAAACACCTTCTCGAATTAATCGACGATACTCCTGTCACGCCCGGCGAGACACGGCCTGCCTATGATGGTTATGAAGCTAGCAAGGCAATTATTCAGGATTGTGAAGAAGCATTGACCAACTGGGTTTCCTCGAGTGCAGCTGTCACCTCCAAGCTGTCCACCCGATCGCAGACGCTGTCCCAGAAGCGTCGAAGCAACATTGCTCGAAGTCGAGAAGGGGTTGATCTAGCAGGTCAAGATCAGCCGATGAGGGGCGATAGAGACTCTTGGATACCGGCGCAGGAGCATCCCGGGTATACTCAGTCTCACGGCGAAGAGGAGTTTGAGGAGGAGGCAAACGGTACCGCTGAAATTGATGGTCGAGCGGAAGCAAGGATTGCAGAATGA